acacaaaatgctatgtttatgaaacaaaaaaaacagaaaaagataGGAAACTTATACAGCTTGTATAAAAATTATGAATTGACTTCTTTCAGATTATTGTAAAATGAAACTCGGATCTTAAATCGATCATTCTCTTATGTtcttctttatatttattttgtagatGCAGCCCATGTACTTTCCCAAATATTAAATTGTATAGTTTTAGTTTGTAGTATAATTTAAGTATGTTTTATAAGTAAGATTAGTTTAGAATCTTCACAGTCATGAACCGCATGGTTAATATAAAAGGAAATGCaggatttttttatttcaaaaatgctGTTTATATAATCGTAGTTTTGGAGGATAACGTCGTAGAATTTagctaaaatgttaaaatcccctgaaaaataaaaaacgacATAGCTATTACTTCTATTAATGTAAAACTCTATTTTGTGGTAGGAGGAGCTGCTTTAGCAATTCTTAAACATTGTTCTTTGAGAGGAAAAAGTGGGTTGAATGGAAGTTTAGGTAAGCAATTGGCTTCGGCTTCGAAAAATGCTTTGCAACAAGAAGGACCTACATGTCCGAATTGTCCTGTGAGTATGGATGTGTAAATCTCTATAATGCATCCTGGAATACCCATCACTGAAGACCAACAATTTGCTACATCAGGTAATCCGGGAATACCGGGACTTGGTTGGAATGGGAGTGGAAAAGGAAATAGGATGGGAAACTGGGGTAGTTGAGCATTGGCAGAGACTACAATACAGACAACCaccataaagaaaaaaacatatttaatagaCACTATGAGAcgaggaaaaaagaagaagaaagatttcTCCAAATATATGAGTTTTTATCGAGTCTGTGTTTTGATTGATGAGCAGATAGTACAATCCTTTGACTATTTATATTGAAtggaaagaaggttaagaaacATCTTTGGACTTTTATACTAAATTCAAATACTTGTtttcaaaagtaaaacaaaGCTGAAACGGATGATACAAACaacgttaaaaacaaataaCTAGTTGGGTTTTTAAGTTATGACAAAACTGATCAGACGAGTTTATAGTCTTACTGTTTTTGTAATGCTTCAATACTATTGTTTTCAAATAATCTCTCGTCTAAGACAAATAGctatctctctctatctacctctctctctctcgctcttgAAACCATGGGCATGCAATCTTCCAATTTCTAGAGTCTTGatagtatttttgttttctatatgGTTAGACGCTAAACCACTTTGTATTAAGCCAaagaagttattttttttaggaGATATAACAtgataattagtttttataataaGATTTTGAGTAGAATTGTGTTGAAATTAACAATTTAAACGGGCTAACTATATTGGCTTTTTTAGGTGGTGACttctttaaaagagaaaaacatcATTTAGAAACAATATAGTCATTAAACACATATATAACGAAATCAAAGATTTTTTCTATTAACTATGCTTCTTCTGATTTAGATAGTAAATGCACAAGTCAATATAGAGATGGACATGTTCCAAGACAAGTCTTGTGTATTCACAAGTGAATTCTTATAATGCATATGTTTCTCAATGTTTCACGAAGAAGATAGTTTTGAGTTTTcacataatttaataataaaaataatcatactttaatatataatatacatttaataaatttatatatgtagatACAGAAGTAGTAAAGTTacattaaaacacacaaaaatgctatgtttataaaacaaaaaaaaacataaaaatataggaaactTATACAGCTTGtataaaaattatgaatagactTCTTTCAGATTATTGTAAAATGAAACTCGATCTTAAATCGATCATTCTCTTATGTtcttctttatatttattttgtagatGCAGCCCATGTACTTTCCCAAATATTAAATTGTATAGTTTTAGTTCGTAGTATAATTTAAGTATGTTTTATAAGTAAGATTAGTTTAGAATCTTCACAGTCATGAACCGCATGGTTAATATAAAAGGAAATGcaggattttttttatttctaaaatgttGTTTATATAATCGTATTTTTGGAGGATAACGTCGTAGAATTtagctaaaattttaaaatccctGGAAAAATAAAAACGACATAGCTATTACTTCTATTAATGTAAAACTCTATTTTGTGGTAGGAGGAGCTGCTTTAGCAATTCTTGAACATTGTTCTTTGAGAGGAAAAAGTGGGTTGAATGGAAGTTTCGGTAAGCAATTGGCTTCGGCTTCCAAAAATGCTTTGCAACAAGAAGGACCTACATGTCCGAATTGTCCTGTGAGTATGGATGTGTAAATCTCTATAATGCATCCTGGAATATCCATCACTGAAGACCAACATTTTGCTACATCAGGTAATCCGGGAATACCGGGACTTGGTTGGAATGGGAGTGGAAAAGGAAATGGGATGGGAAACTGGGGTAGTTGAGCATTGGCAGAGACTACAACACAGAAAAACaccataaagaaaaaaacatatttaatagaCATTATGAGAcgaggaaaaaagaagaagaaagatttcTCCAAATATAtgagtctttatcgagtctgtGTTTTGATTGATGAGCAGATAGTACAATCCTTTGACTATTTATATTGAAtggaaagaaggttaagaaacATCTTTGGACTTTTATACTAAATTCAGTTACCTGTtttcaaaagtaaaacaaaGCTGAAACCGATGAGACAAAcaacattaaaaacaaataactaGTTGGGTTTTTAAGTCATGACAAAACTGATCAGACGATTTTATAGTCTTACCGTTTTTGTTATGCTTCAATACtattgttttcaaataatatCCCGTCTAAGACAAATAGctatctctctctatctaactctctctctctctccctcttgaAACCATGGGCATGCAATCTTCCAATTTCTAGAGTCTTGAtggtatttttgttttctatatgTTTAGACGCTAAACCACTTTTTATTaagccaaacaattattttttaggAGAGATAACAtgataattagtttttataaaagCTTGTGAGTAGAATTGTGTTGAAATTAACAGTTTAAACGGGCTAACTATATTGGTTTTTTTAGGTGGTGACTTCTTTAAAAGAGTAAAACATCATTTAGAAACAATATAGTCATTAAACACATATATAACGAAATCAAAGATTTTTTCTATTAACTATTATTCTTCTGATTTAGATAGTAAATGCACAAGTCAATATAGAGATGAAAATGTTCCAAGACAAGTCTTGAGTATTCACAAGTGAATTCTTATATGCATATGTTTCTCAATGTTTCACGAAGAAGTAGTTTTGAgttttcacatattttaataataaaaattatcatacattaatatataatatacatttaataaatttatatatgtagatACAGAAGTAGTAAAGTTacattaaaacacacaaaaatgctatgtttatgaaacaaaaaaaaaacataaaaaatataggaAACTTATACAGCTTGtataaaaattatgaatagaccTCTTTCAGATTATTGTAAAATGATACTCGGATCTTAAATCGATCATtctcttttgttcttttttatatttattttgtagatGCAGGCCATGTACTTTCCCAAATATTAAATTGTATAGTTTTAGTTCGTAGTGTAATTTAAGTATGTTTTATAAGTAAGATTAGTTTAGAATCTTTACAGTCATGAACCGCATGGTAATATAAAAGGAAATgctggattttttttatttctaaaatgcTGTTTATATAATCGTATTTTTGAAGGATAACGTCTTAGAATTTagctaaaatgttaaaatcccttgaaaaataaaaacgacATAATAGCTATTAcaaataaaaactcaaaaacaaattttgaaaaaggaGGATTGCtttgcaaacaaaaaaaaacatgaaacttTGAGTGAAAAGTTGAATGGAAGTTCCAAAAAAACAAATGGcactccaaaaaaaaacaaaaacccacaTAACAATACaacattaaccaaaaaaataaaactcatataaatcatccaaacaaatcctaaacaaaccaacaggaaaaaacaacaaaaaaccaCAAATAATCCGGGAATTGAaagaaactgaaacaaaaaaaaaaggaaaagaaaaaaaaccacaaaaacaaggcaaaaaaaacagaaaactacAACACAGacaaaccccaaaaaaaaaacaaaaatagacaTTATGagacgaaaaagaaaaaaaagattttctcaaattatctttttttttgtctttttttttgatttgagAGATAGtaatccttttttattttgaattgaaagaaggttaagaaaccttttttttctttctttttcagtttttgttttCCTGTTTGTTCAAAAGCTGTCGtgaaacaaacaacaaaaacaaaaaaaagttttttttttttttctttttttgtcatgAACTGATCAGACTTTTTatagtcttttttttgttgttttttgttttttttttttttcaataatatcCCGTTCTAAGACAAAtagcttttctctctctctctctcttcttctctctccccTTCTACCTGgcaaaccatttttttttagagtcttgatggtatttttttttttgttttttttttcttttttttttttttaaaaaaacttttttttttagaaaaaacatttttttttttttttttataactgtttttttttgtttttgtgagttaaattttttaaattccttactaactattttttttttttagttttttttttttttttaggttaaaACATCTTTAcacaaccacaaaaaaaaaaacaaaattttttaacgatttttttttttttttttttttcttaattcttcttgatttagatttaaatttcacACCAATAAGAAAAAACACCCAAACAACTGAATTcacaagttatttttttttttttttttttcatttgttaaataaaatatgacatttaatataataataaattataaattatatataatataaaaataaatataatttttttaacacaaacaaaaacaacaaaaaaacacaaaaactaTTTTAGAAACTAACCAAAACAACAGAAAAAATAACACTTAAAccttataaaaaaacttatttttttttcgttttgtttattttaactTAGATGCAGCCCATGTACTcccaaaattaaattgtaaatttaagtaataataaaatttttaaagtaaaattttttaacatttaaacCCAAACCATATTAAATAAAACGGgaatttatttctaaaaaaaagtttatataatCGTAAAAGGAAACCTAAGAATTAGCTTTTTTTAAAATccctttgaaaaaaaaaaaaacgactaGCTATTACTTTATTAATGTAAACTCTATTTTGTGGTAGGAGGAGCTGCTTTAGCAATTCTTGAACATTGTTCTTTGAGTGGAAAAAGTGGGTTGAATGGAAGTTTCGGTAAGCAATTGGCTTTGGCTTCCAAAAATGCTTTGCAACAAGAAGGACCTACATGTCCGAATTGTCCTGTGAGTATGGATGTGTAAATCTCTATAATGCATCCTGGAATATCCATCACTGAAGACCAACATTTTGCTACATCAGGTAATCCGGGAATACAGGGACTTGGTTGGAATGGAGTGGAAAAGGAAATGGGATGGGAAACTGGGGTAGTTGAGCATTGGCAGAGACTACAACACAGACAAACaccataaagaaaaaaacatatttaatagaCATTATGAGAcgaggaaaaaagaagaagaaagatttcTCCAAATATAtgagtctttatcgagtctgtGTTTTGATTGATGAGCAGATAGTACAATCCTTTGACAATTTATATTGAAtggaaagaaggttaagaaacATCTTTGGACTTTTATACTAAATTCAGTTACCTgttttcaaaagtaaaaaaaagctGAAACCGATGAGACAAAcaacattaaaaacaaataactaGTTGGGTTTTTAAGTCATGACAAAACTGATCAGACGAGTTTATAGTCTTACCGTTTTTGTTATGCTTCAATACtattgttttcaaataatatCCCGTCTAAGACAAATAGCTATATCTCTCTAtctagctctctctctctctctccctcttgaAACCATGGGCATGCAATCTTCCAATTTCTAGAGTCTTGATGGTATTTTGGTTTTTCTATATGTTTAGATGCTAAACCACTTTTTATTAAgccaaaacaattatttttttaggaGAGATAACATGATAATTAGTTTTTGTAATAAGCTTGTGAGTAGAATTGTGTTGAAATTAACAGTTTAAACGGGCTAACTATATTGGGTTTTTTAGGTGGTGACTTCTTTAAAAGAGTAAAACATCATTTAGAAACAATATAGTCATTAAACACATATATAACGAAATCAAAGATTTTTTCTATTAACTATTATTCTTCTGATTTAGATAGTAAATGCACAAGTCAATATAGAGATGAACATCTTCCAAGACAAGTCTTGAGTATTCACAAGTGAATTCTTATAGTGCATATGTTTCTCAATGTTTCACGAAGAAGGTAGTATTGAgttttcacatattttaataataaaaataatcatacattaatatataatatatatacattaaataaatttatatatgtagatACAGAAGTAGTAGAGTTacattaaaacacacaaaaatgctatgtttatgaaacaaaaaaaaacagaaaaagataGGAAACTTATACAGCTTGtataaaaattatgaatagaccTCTTTCAGATTATTGTATAATGATACTCGGATCTTAAATCGATCATTCTCTTatgttcttttttatatttattttgtagatGCAGCCCATGTACGTTCCCAAATATTAAATTGTATAGTTTTAGTTCGTAGTGTAATTTAAGTATGTTTTATAAGTAAGATTAGTTTAGAATCTTTACACTCATGAACCGCATGGTAATATAAAAGGAAATgctggattttttttatttctaaaatgcTGTTTATATAATCGTATTTTTGAAGGATAATGTCGTAGAATTTagctaaaatgttaaaatcccTTGAAAAATAAAATCGACATAGCTATTACTTCTATTAATGTAAAACTCTATTTTGTGGTAGGAGGAGCTGCTTTAGCAATTCTTGAACATTGTTCTTTGAGTGGAAAAAGTGGGTTGAATGGAAGTTTCGGTAAGCAATTGGCTTCGGCTTCCAAAAATGCTTTGCAACAAGAAGGACCTACATGTCCGAATTTTCCTGTGAGTATGGATGTGTAAATCTCTATAATGCATCCTGGAATATCCATCACTGAAGACCAACATTTTGCTACATCAGGTAATCCGGGAATACCGGGACTTGGTTGGAATGGGAGTGGAAAAGGAAATGGGATGGGAAACTGGGGTAGTTGAGCATTGGCAGAGACTACAACACAGACAAACaccataaagaaaaaaacatatttaatagaCATTATGAGAcgaggaaaaaagaagaagaaagatttcTCCAAATATAtgagtctttatcgagtctgtGTTTTGATTGATGAGCAGATAGTACAATCCTTTGACAATTTATATTGAAtggaaagaaggttaagaaacATCTTTGGACTTTTATACTAAATTCAGTTACCTGTtttcaaaagtaaaacaaaGCTGAAACCGATGAGACAAAcaacattaaaaacaaataactaGTTGGGTTTTTAAGTCATGACAAAACTGATCAGACGAGTTTATAGTCTTACCGTTTTTGTTATGTTTCAATAcaattgttttcaaataatCTCCCGTCTAAGACAAATAGATATCTCTCTCTAtctacctctctctctctctctctccctcttgaAACCATGGGCATGCAATCTTCCAATTTCTAGAGTCTTGATGGTATTTTGGTTTTCTATATGTTTAGATGCTAAACCACTTTTTATTAAgccaaaacaattatttttttaggaGAGATAACATGATAATTAGTTTTTGTAATAAGCTTGTGAGTAGAATTGTGTTGAAATTAACAATTTAAACGGGCTAACTATATTGGCTTTTTTAGGTGGTGACTTCTTTAAAAGAGTAAAACATCATTTAGAAACAATATAGTCATTAAACACATATATAACGAAATCAAAGATTTTTTCTATTAACTATTATTCTTCTGATTTAGATAGTAAATGCACAAGTCAATATAGAGATGAACATCTTCCAAGACAAGTCTTGAGTATTCACAAGTGAATTCTTATAGTGCATATGTTTCTCAATGTTTCACGAAGAAGGTAGTATTGAgttttcacatattttaataataaaaataatcatacattaatatataatatacatttaataaatttatatatgtagatACAGAAGTAGTAAAGTTacattaaaacacacaaaaatgctatgtttatgaaacaaaaaaaaacagaaaaagataGGAAACTTATACAGCTTGtataaaaattatgaatagaccTCTTTCAGATTATTTGTATAATGATACTCGGATCTTAAATCGATCATTCTCTTatgttcttttttatatttattttgtagatGCAGCCCATGTACGTTCCCAAATATTAAATTGTATAGTTTTAGTTCGTAGTGTAATTTAAGTGTGTTTTATAAGTAAGATTAGTTTAGAATCTTTACACTCATGAACCGCATGGTAATATAAAAGGAAATgctggattttttttatttctaaaatgcTGTTTATATAATCGTATTTTTGAAGGATAATGTCGTAGAATTTagctaaaatgttaaaatcccttgaaaaataaaatctacATAGCTTTACTTCTATTAATGTAAAACTCTATTTTGTGGTAGGAGGAGCTGCGTTAGCAATTCTTGAACATTGTTCTTTGAGTGGA
The sequence above is drawn from the Brassica napus cultivar Da-Ae chromosome A8, Da-Ae, whole genome shotgun sequence genome and encodes:
- the LOC125576885 gene encoding uncharacterized protein LOC125576885; amino-acid sequence: KLIYLEKSFFFFFPRLIVSIKYVFFFMVVVCIVVSANAQLPQFPILFPFPLPFQPSPGIPGLPDVANCWSSVMGIPGCIIEIYTSILTGQFGHVGPSCCKAFFEAEANCLPKLPFNPLFPLKEQCLRIAKAAPPTTK
- the LOC125577028 gene encoding uncharacterized protein LOC125577028: MSIKYVFFFMVFFCVVVSANAQLPQFPIPFPFPLPFQPSPGIPGLPDVAKCWSSVMDIPGCIIEIYTSILTGQFGHVGPSCCKAFLEAEANCLPKLPFNPLFPLKEQCSRIAKAAPPTTK
- the LOC106423606 gene encoding uncharacterized protein LOC106423606, which encodes MSIKYVFFFMVFVCVVVSANAQLPQFPIPFPFPLPFQPSPGIPGLPDVAKCWSSVMDIPGCIIEIYTSILTGKFGHVGPSCCKAFLEAEANCLPKLPFNPLFPLKEQCSRIAKAAPPTTK